A region from the Achromobacter seleniivolatilans genome encodes:
- a CDS encoding M3 family metallopeptidase: MTQNPLLAPVSDLVDYAAVKPGHIVPAVEELLGIARKAVDHAADTALAPTWEAVVEPLDTASERLWRAWSVAGHLNAVVNTPELREAYNAALPLITEFSTWVGLHEGLYKQYQRLAAAPDFASWTPVRRRIVEMALRDFRLSGVELQGADRERYAVISDREAQASQKFSENVLDSIDAWSLVVEDETRLAGIPADVLAAARAAAEEDGKPGWKLTLKMPCYLPVMQYAQDRSLREALYRGYGTVASEQGDAKFDNSPLIEEMLALRAEESGLLGLGTYAALRLQTRMARDAKEVTVFLRDLAARAKPYAQRDLAELTAYATGELGLDSLQPWDVAYASERLRESRYAYSEDEVKQYFTEPRVLAGLYDVIENLFDVRLSETPVSTWHSDARGVRVESPNGDLIGYLYLDLYARAGKQSGAWVDSERARRVVAGRVQTPVVYLTCNFSRPNGDRAAVLTHDDVITLFHETGHALHALLSEVDEPGAAAFASVEWDAIELPSQFMENFCWEWAVVQKLSAHVETGEPLPRALYDRMIAARNYQSGMQTVRQIEFSLFDMLMHDRTKGASITEVLALLQEVRQEVAVLFPPAWHRLPHAFSHLFAGGYGAGYYSYKWAEVLSADAYEAFEEAAAKQPGNALGTLDPETGARFRREVLAVGGSRPAAESFAAFRGRAPRIDALLRHSGMSGN, from the coding sequence ATGACCCAGAACCCTCTGCTCGCTCCCGTCTCCGACCTGGTCGACTACGCGGCCGTCAAGCCCGGGCATATTGTCCCGGCCGTCGAAGAACTTCTTGGCATCGCGCGCAAGGCCGTGGACCATGCCGCTGACACCGCGCTGGCGCCCACCTGGGAAGCCGTGGTGGAACCGCTGGATACCGCTTCCGAACGCCTGTGGCGCGCCTGGTCTGTTGCCGGCCACTTGAACGCCGTGGTCAACACGCCGGAACTGCGTGAAGCGTATAACGCCGCCCTGCCGCTGATTACCGAATTCTCGACCTGGGTTGGCCTGCACGAAGGTCTGTACAAGCAATATCAACGCCTGGCCGCCGCCCCTGATTTTGCATCGTGGACGCCGGTGCGCCGCCGCATTGTCGAGATGGCCCTGCGTGACTTCCGCTTGAGCGGCGTCGAACTGCAAGGCGCCGACCGCGAACGCTATGCCGTCATCTCCGACCGCGAGGCGCAAGCGTCGCAGAAGTTCTCGGAAAACGTGCTGGACTCCATTGACGCCTGGTCGCTGGTGGTGGAAGACGAAACCCGCCTGGCAGGCATTCCGGCTGATGTTCTGGCCGCAGCGCGCGCTGCCGCCGAAGAAGACGGCAAGCCGGGCTGGAAGCTCACGCTCAAGATGCCGTGCTATCTGCCCGTGATGCAGTACGCGCAAGACCGTTCGCTGCGTGAAGCCCTGTACCGCGGCTACGGCACCGTTGCCTCTGAACAAGGCGACGCCAAGTTCGACAATTCCCCGCTGATCGAAGAAATGCTTGCGCTGCGGGCCGAAGAATCCGGCCTGCTGGGCCTGGGCACCTATGCCGCCCTGCGCCTGCAAACCCGTATGGCCCGCGACGCGAAAGAAGTCACCGTCTTTCTGCGCGATCTGGCCGCCCGCGCCAAGCCCTATGCCCAACGTGACCTGGCTGAACTGACCGCGTACGCCACCGGCGAACTCGGCCTGGACAGCCTGCAACCCTGGGACGTGGCCTACGCATCGGAACGCCTGCGCGAATCGCGCTACGCGTACTCCGAAGACGAAGTGAAGCAATACTTCACCGAACCGCGCGTGCTGGCCGGCCTGTACGACGTCATTGAAAATCTGTTCGACGTCCGGCTGTCGGAAACGCCTGTGTCGACCTGGCATAGCGATGCCCGCGGCGTCCGCGTGGAAAGCCCGAACGGTGATCTGATTGGCTACCTGTACCTGGATCTGTACGCCCGCGCCGGCAAACAAAGCGGCGCCTGGGTAGACAGCGAACGCGCCCGCCGCGTGGTGGCTGGCCGCGTGCAAACGCCGGTTGTCTACCTGACCTGCAATTTCTCGCGCCCGAACGGCGACCGCGCCGCCGTGCTTACGCACGACGACGTGATCACGCTGTTCCATGAAACCGGCCACGCGCTCCACGCCCTGCTGTCCGAAGTGGACGAGCCGGGCGCCGCGGCATTCGCCAGCGTGGAATGGGATGCCATCGAACTGCCGTCGCAGTTCATGGAGAATTTCTGCTGGGAATGGGCCGTCGTGCAAAAGCTGTCTGCACACGTGGAAACCGGCGAACCCCTGCCCCGCGCGCTGTATGACCGCATGATTGCGGCCCGCAATTACCAAAGCGGCATGCAAACCGTGCGCCAGATCGAATTCTCGCTGTTCGACATGCTGATGCACGATCGGACCAAGGGCGCCTCCATCACCGAGGTACTGGCGCTGTTGCAAGAGGTGCGCCAGGAAGTCGCCGTGCTGTTCCCGCCGGCTTGGCATCGTTTGCCGCATGCCTTCTCGCATCTGTTTGCGGGCGGCTACGGTGCGGGTTATTACAGCTACAAGTGGGCTGAAGTGTTGTCTGCCGACGCCTATGAAGCCTTCGAGGAAGCGGCGGCCAAGCAACCCGGCAATGCGCTGGGCACGCTGGACCCGGAAACGGGCGCGCGCTTTCGCCGCGAAGTCCTGGCCGTGGGCGGCTCGCGTCCGGCGGCGGAGTCGTTTGCCGCCTTCCGGGGCCGCGCTCCGCGTATCGACGCCTTGCTGCGCCACAGCGGCATGAGCGGCAACTGA
- a CDS encoding SCO family protein, which yields MRHLITGRAWRGLLLALCVFLAACGDRNVDWTLYNVKGHLPDLKFSLPGAGGKTVSSEDLKGKTVLLFFGYASCPDICPTTMAQLTAVLQNLGDKAKNVRILFVSVDPHRDTPDILQAYVNAFNNSAIGVTGDEKQIADLARRYRVAYQIEKPRPGDDADMYEVTHSRGVYIFDKDGRARLLASDTDSIEALTKDVRQLIDITS from the coding sequence ATGCGACACCTGATTACTGGCCGCGCCTGGCGCGGTCTGCTGCTGGCCCTGTGCGTATTCCTTGCCGCGTGCGGCGACCGGAACGTCGACTGGACCCTGTACAACGTGAAGGGGCACCTGCCCGACCTGAAGTTCTCCTTGCCCGGCGCGGGCGGCAAGACGGTCAGCAGCGAAGACCTCAAGGGCAAGACCGTGTTGCTGTTCTTCGGCTATGCCAGTTGCCCCGACATCTGCCCCACGACGATGGCGCAGTTGACGGCCGTGCTGCAAAACCTGGGCGACAAAGCCAAAAACGTGCGCATTCTGTTCGTCAGTGTGGACCCGCACCGCGATACGCCCGATATCCTGCAAGCCTACGTGAACGCGTTCAATAACAGCGCAATCGGCGTGACGGGCGATGAAAAGCAGATTGCCGATCTGGCCCGCCGCTATCGCGTGGCCTATCAGATCGAAAAACCTCGGCCGGGCGACGACGCCGATATGTACGAAGTCACCCACAGCCGCGGCGTGTACATTTTCGACAAAGACGGGCGTGCGCGGTTGCTGGCGTCCGACACCGACAGCATCGAAGCGCTGACCAAAGACGTACGCCAGTTGATTGACATTACGTCCTGA
- a CDS encoding GlsB/YeaQ/YmgE family stress response membrane protein — translation MSIIVMIIVGFIVGLIARAIMPGDQNMGIIMTTILGIIGAVVAGFLGQKMGWYAEGEPAGWIASVVGAIIVLFVVGLVTKKRA, via the coding sequence CTGAGCATCATCGTCATGATCATCGTCGGTTTCATCGTGGGCCTGATCGCCCGCGCCATCATGCCGGGAGACCAGAACATGGGGATCATCATGACCACCATTCTGGGCATCATCGGTGCGGTGGTCGCTGGCTTCCTGGGCCAGAAAATGGGCTGGTATGCGGAGGGCGAACCGGCGGGCTGGATTGCGTCGGTCGTGGGCGCCATCATCGTGCTGTTCGTGGTGGGTCTGGTCACCAAGAAACGCGCCTGA
- the adeC gene encoding AdeC/AdeK/OprM family multidrug efflux complex outer membrane factor, giving the protein MKLQMRTLLSVSLAAALAGCSLAPTYERPDAPVSAAYPTGDAYKTDGAQAPLGMSTADIGWRDFFGDPLLQQLIEQSLANNRDLRVAALNVEAARAQYRIQRADLMPSVGIAGKETAQRSPADLSASGQATTSHSYQVGAAMSAWELDLFGRIRSLSDKALESYLALDETRTATQLTLIAEVANAYLTLRADQELLSLTRDTFKSQDDSFKLTKQSYDQGLSTALDLSQAEVSLRTAQRNLSQYTRQAAQDRNALVLLVGQPLSPEISAALDNAVRLDDSMLPTTLPAGLPSDLLARRPDIRAAEHQLKGANANIGAARAAFFPTISLTGQAGTASASLGGLFEGGSGAWSFVPQITVPIFAGGSLLAGLDLAKVQKNIQVAQYEKSIQAGFREVADALAGRGTLDEQIEAQRLLVAANQRAYDVSDQRFRQGIDDYLSVLDSQRSLYSAQQTLVDTRLARLSNLVNLYKVLGGGWAERTTTAAQAVPAGSGSGT; this is encoded by the coding sequence ATGAAACTTCAGATGAGAACCTTGCTGTCTGTTTCCCTGGCGGCAGCCCTGGCGGGCTGCTCGCTGGCCCCGACTTACGAACGGCCGGACGCGCCGGTCAGCGCCGCTTACCCCACGGGCGACGCCTACAAGACCGATGGAGCGCAAGCGCCCTTGGGTATGTCCACCGCCGACATCGGCTGGCGTGATTTCTTTGGCGACCCGCTGCTGCAACAGCTGATCGAGCAGTCGTTGGCGAACAACCGCGACTTGCGCGTGGCGGCATTGAACGTCGAAGCAGCGCGCGCGCAGTACCGCATCCAGCGCGCTGACCTGATGCCCAGCGTTGGTATTGCTGGCAAGGAAACGGCCCAGCGCTCGCCGGCGGATCTGTCAGCCAGCGGGCAGGCGACAACCAGTCACAGCTACCAGGTGGGCGCAGCCATGTCCGCCTGGGAATTGGATTTGTTTGGCCGCATCCGCAGCTTGAGCGATAAGGCGCTGGAGTCCTATCTGGCGCTGGACGAAACGCGCACGGCAACGCAGCTGACGCTGATTGCCGAAGTGGCCAACGCCTATTTGACCCTGCGTGCTGATCAGGAGCTCTTGAGCCTGACGCGCGACACGTTCAAGAGCCAGGACGATTCGTTCAAGCTCACGAAGCAAAGCTACGACCAGGGCCTGTCCACTGCGCTGGATTTGAGCCAGGCCGAAGTGTCGCTGCGCACCGCCCAGCGCAACCTGTCGCAGTACACGCGTCAGGCTGCGCAGGACCGCAACGCGCTGGTATTGCTGGTGGGTCAGCCGCTGTCGCCCGAAATAAGCGCAGCGTTGGACAATGCGGTCCGTCTGGACGACAGCATGTTGCCCACCACGCTGCCCGCTGGCCTGCCTTCGGACTTGCTGGCCCGGCGCCCGGATATCCGGGCGGCCGAGCATCAGTTAAAGGGCGCCAACGCCAACATCGGCGCGGCGCGCGCGGCATTCTTTCCGACCATCAGCCTGACAGGCCAGGCCGGCACGGCAAGCGCCAGCCTGGGTGGTTTGTTTGAAGGCGGTTCGGGTGCGTGGAGCTTCGTGCCGCAGATCACGGTGCCGATCTTTGCGGGCGGTTCGCTGCTTGCGGGTCTGGACTTGGCCAAGGTGCAGAAGAACATCCAGGTCGCTCAATACGAGAAATCGATTCAGGCGGGCTTTCGCGAAGTGGCCGACGCGCTGGCAGGCCGCGGCACCTTGGACGAGCAGATTGAGGCGCAGCGCTTGCTGGTGGCCGCCAATCAGCGCGCCTATGACGTGTCCGACCAGCGTTTCCGTCAAGGCATCGACGACTACCTGAGCGTGCTGGACTCGCAGCGTTCGCTGTACAGCGCGCAACAGACCTTGGTCGATACACGCCTGGCCCGCCTGTCCAACCTCGTGAATCTGTACAAGGTGCTGGGCGGCGGCTGGGCAGAGCGCACCACGACAGCGGCCCAGGCTGTTCCTGCTGGTTCGGGTTCTGGAACGTGA
- a CDS encoding efflux RND transporter permease subunit encodes MAKFFIDRPVFAWVIAIVLMMAGALSILKLPVSQYPNIAPPAIGIAVTYPGASAQTVQDTVVQVIEQQMNGLDGLQYISSESNSDGSMSITLTFTQGTNPDTAQVQVQNKLALAQPLLPQEVQQQGIRVTKATKNFLIVAGFVSTDGTMTKDDLADYVASYVQDPISRTQGVGDFQLFGSQYAMRIWLNPAKLVNYGLTTVDVVAAIKEQNVQVSSGQLGGLPSVRGQQLNATIIGPSRLEKAEDFGRILLKVNPDGSQVRLGDVSTIELGGQTYAIDSFYNGKPASGLAVKLAPGANALDTAQAVRDTINNLKPYFPPGMDVVYPYDTTPFVSLSIHEVFKTLVEAIILVFLVMYLFLQNFRATIIPTLAVPVVLLGTFGVLAAFGYSINTLTMFGMVLAIGLLVDDAIVVVENVERVMSEEGLTPKQATRKSMSQITGALIGIAMVLAAVFIPMAFFGGSTGVIYRQFSITIVSSMVLSVIVAIVFTPALCATLLKPIPKGHHGSKTGFFGWFNRMFERSSNGYANSVARGLNRTKRLMVVYLALVIAMAWMFTRIPTAFLPNEDQGILFAQIQTPAGATAESTKAVIDDATKYLLTEEKDAVTSVFAVNGFNFGGRGQNASILFIKLRDWEERGDTRLKAGAVAGRANAHFAKTERRAQLFVVPPPSVMELGNVTGFDFQLMDRAGVGHEKLLAARNQLLGEAGKSPVLVGVRPNGIEDAPQYQLDIDREKARALGVAISDINSTLATAWGSSYVNDFIDRGRVKKVFAQGEASSRMLPEDLNKWYVRNSAGDMVPFSAFSKATWSFGPQKLNRYNGVPSYNIQGQAAPGYSSGAAMKEMENLAAKLPVGVGFEWTGLSFEERLSGAQAPALYAISLIVVFLCLAALYESWTIPSAVMLVVPLGIIGALLATLMRGLSNDVYFQVGLLTTIGLAAKNAILIVEFAKEHYESGASLTESAIHAARQRLRPILMTSLAFILGVTPLAISSGAGSGSQNAIGTGVIGGMLTGTFLAIFFVPAFFVIMLRVFKVKRMSENVDKHDTSAKGPQDVSAEGQP; translated from the coding sequence TGATCGAGCAGCAGATGAACGGTCTGGACGGTTTGCAGTACATCTCGTCGGAAAGCAATTCCGACGGCAGCATGTCCATCACGCTGACCTTCACGCAAGGCACCAACCCTGACACCGCGCAGGTCCAGGTGCAGAACAAGCTTGCGCTGGCGCAGCCCTTGTTGCCGCAGGAAGTGCAGCAACAGGGCATACGCGTTACCAAAGCGACCAAGAACTTCCTGATCGTGGCGGGTTTTGTGTCCACCGACGGCACGATGACCAAGGACGACTTGGCCGACTACGTTGCGTCATACGTTCAGGACCCGATCAGCCGGACGCAGGGCGTGGGCGACTTCCAGTTGTTCGGCTCGCAGTACGCGATGCGCATCTGGCTCAACCCAGCCAAGCTCGTCAACTACGGCTTGACCACGGTCGACGTGGTCGCGGCGATCAAAGAGCAGAACGTGCAGGTGTCGTCGGGTCAGCTGGGCGGCTTGCCGTCTGTGCGTGGCCAGCAATTGAACGCCACCATCATCGGACCGTCGCGCCTGGAAAAAGCCGAAGACTTCGGCCGCATTCTGCTCAAAGTGAATCCTGACGGCTCGCAAGTGCGTCTGGGCGATGTCTCCACCATTGAACTCGGCGGTCAGACCTACGCCATCGACAGCTTCTACAACGGCAAGCCCGCGTCTGGTCTTGCGGTCAAGCTGGCGCCGGGCGCCAATGCCCTGGACACGGCACAGGCGGTGCGCGACACCATCAACAACCTGAAGCCGTATTTCCCGCCGGGCATGGACGTCGTCTATCCGTATGACACGACGCCGTTCGTCAGCCTGTCGATTCACGAAGTGTTCAAGACGCTGGTCGAAGCCATCATCCTGGTCTTCCTGGTGATGTATCTGTTCCTGCAGAACTTCCGCGCCACCATCATCCCCACGCTTGCCGTGCCGGTAGTGCTGCTGGGCACCTTTGGCGTGTTGGCCGCGTTTGGTTATTCCATCAACACCTTGACCATGTTCGGCATGGTGCTGGCAATTGGCCTGCTGGTGGACGATGCGATCGTGGTGGTTGAAAACGTCGAGCGGGTCATGTCTGAAGAGGGCCTGACGCCCAAGCAAGCGACCCGCAAGTCCATGAGCCAGATCACCGGCGCGCTGATCGGCATCGCCATGGTGCTGGCCGCCGTGTTTATCCCCATGGCGTTCTTCGGCGGTTCCACGGGTGTGATCTATCGCCAGTTCTCGATCACCATCGTGTCCTCCATGGTGCTGTCGGTGATCGTGGCCATCGTGTTTACGCCGGCCTTGTGCGCAACCTTGCTCAAGCCTATTCCGAAGGGCCATCACGGCTCGAAGACGGGCTTTTTCGGCTGGTTCAACCGCATGTTTGAACGCAGCAGCAATGGTTACGCCAATAGCGTGGCGCGCGGCCTGAACCGCACCAAGCGCCTGATGGTGGTCTATCTGGCGCTGGTCATCGCCATGGCTTGGATGTTCACCCGCATCCCGACAGCGTTCTTGCCGAACGAGGACCAGGGCATTCTGTTCGCTCAGATTCAGACGCCGGCCGGCGCCACCGCCGAAAGCACCAAGGCGGTCATCGACGACGCCACCAAGTATCTGCTGACCGAAGAAAAAGATGCCGTGACCTCGGTGTTTGCGGTCAACGGTTTCAACTTCGGCGGCCGTGGCCAGAACGCGTCCATCCTGTTCATCAAGCTGCGCGATTGGGAAGAACGCGGCGACACCCGCCTGAAGGCTGGCGCCGTGGCCGGGCGCGCGAACGCTCACTTTGCCAAGACCGAGCGCCGTGCTCAGTTGTTCGTGGTGCCGCCGCCGTCCGTGATGGAACTGGGCAACGTCACCGGTTTCGACTTCCAGCTGATGGACCGCGCTGGCGTGGGCCACGAAAAGCTGCTTGCCGCGCGCAACCAGTTGCTGGGTGAAGCGGGCAAGAGTCCGGTCCTGGTGGGTGTGCGTCCGAACGGCATTGAAGACGCGCCGCAGTACCAGCTGGATATCGACCGCGAGAAGGCCCGCGCGCTGGGTGTTGCGATTTCGGACATCAACAGCACCTTGGCAACGGCTTGGGGTTCGTCGTACGTGAACGACTTCATTGACCGCGGCCGCGTCAAGAAGGTGTTTGCGCAAGGCGAAGCGTCTTCACGCATGCTGCCGGAAGACTTGAACAAATGGTATGTGCGCAACAGCGCGGGCGATATGGTGCCATTCTCGGCATTCTCCAAGGCAACCTGGAGCTTTGGTCCGCAAAAGCTGAACCGCTACAACGGTGTGCCGTCCTACAACATTCAGGGCCAGGCAGCACCGGGCTATAGCTCGGGCGCGGCAATGAAAGAAATGGAAAATCTGGCGGCCAAACTGCCAGTCGGCGTAGGCTTTGAATGGACCGGCCTGTCGTTCGAAGAGCGTCTGTCCGGCGCCCAGGCACCCGCGCTCTATGCCATTTCGCTGATTGTGGTGTTCCTGTGCTTGGCGGCGCTGTATGAAAGCTGGACGATTCCGTCCGCCGTCATGCTGGTGGTGCCTCTGGGCATTATCGGGGCCTTGCTGGCGACGTTGATGCGCGGCTTGTCCAATGACGTGTATTTCCAGGTGGGCTTGCTGACAACTATCGGGCTGGCGGCCAAAAACGCCATCCTGATCGTGGAGTTCGCCAAAGAGCATTACGAGTCGGGCGCGAGCCTGACGGAGTCGGCCATCCACGCGGCACGCCAGCGTCTGCGCCCCATTCTGATGACGTCCCTGGCGTTCATTCTGGGCGTGACGCCGCTGGCGATCTCGTCGGGCGCCGGTTCGGGCAGCCAGAACGCCATCGGTACTGGCGTGATCGGCGGCATGTTGACGGGCACTTTCCTGGCGATCTTCTTTGTCCCGGCCTTCTTCGTGATCATGCTGCGTGTGTTCAAGGTGAAACGCATGAGCGAAAACGTCGACAAGCACGACACTAGCGCGAAGGGTCCGCAGGACGTGTCTGCGGAAGGACAACCGTAA